The following nucleotide sequence is from Citrus sinensis cultivar Valencia sweet orange chromosome 6, DVS_A1.0, whole genome shotgun sequence.
aaaatcaacaaaatccctaaaaagaagaagaagaagatattattgtattttttgatCCAAAGTCGGCAAAATCTCTGAAAAAAACACGATCTTGAGGTTTAAATTGACATCAATAAACCCGCTTCATACTTcttaacataaattatttccGACCTAAAAAAAACCACACTACCAAAGACCTAGCTTTATTCCAAAGTCTACCCATCAATTCCACTAATCCGATCTCTTTCTCCCTACTTCGACAACAATGGATTTTGTTTGCTGAAGTTGTTGCTGAAAGGATAATTTGTTGCTGAAGTTGTTCCCttatcaattttcttcaacATTTGTCAGGAAGGGTAATTTTGTCCTTCTAAGACTTGTAAACAAATTGTAAATGAAGGGAAAACAAAGGTGCTCAAGTAAATTTGACAGTAGTCAAatcataaaaaacaaaagttgggACACTGTATAACTGTTGCAACATAGGCGGGTCCTTAAATTGATTATctttaaatctttttcttttcttttgaaatgacaaaaatgattTCATCAACTATtcatacttttctttcatcGTTTGAACAAAAATggagtaaaaataataacgaTCTAAGAAGCTAGCTGCAATATGTATGTgggttaattttaaattactccTGCATAAATTGATTAGTTTTAAAtcatttcctttattttttaaaaatttaatttactctCTATCTTTAtatgaagataaaaaaaaatccaatccatcgcatttattctttttctttagtataaaaattgaataacttgagatttaaagaaaaattatttaaaaattatcaatttacgAGTAGAGTAATTTAGAATATACTCTAAGTTTgttgattataattttataattatacaatTATCTCATGAttgctttctttatttatcATCATGGAATTAGAATCAATTTTCTTGTCTTGGaccattattatcatttaacaCTAATGGAGTTTTTTTCAGAAGGGATTATAAGTTCTTAagatttattgaattaattattttaaagataagatTTGAATAATGTTTGATTTAGAGAAAGATGaaagaaacattaaaaaaaaaaaaattacgagTGCGGATTATTGgttcttctttatttctctCATCATCTTTATCCGCActtaacattttttattttaattggttCGTGTATTCTTATTTCTCTCTGGATTTCGAAGAAACCATCGGACTCTACTTTTTTAAATAGACCCCCACATGTCATCGATCATTGCTTTGCTGGCCAAACTAGATAGCTATTGAAAGGGTTTACGTACCTATTCCCAAAACATTAAGGTATAACGTGTATTAAAGTAACCTTAGGGGtataaatgttattttgtattttaatttgctGGTTCTCCACTCTCCAGAAGCAGAGAACCTGCTGTTTCGTGAGTACTGTGTGGCAGGGTATAGAAATGGAAAGCGGCCGCAAACGGAGACGAACCGACGCCGTTCTATCGAACGGCAACGACAAGATCGACCCTTCTCTTCTAGAAGCCCTCGAGAAATCCCAATCAAGCGTGGAAGCACTCGACCTACGCACCGTGAAGAAGCTGGTGCTATCCTTCGAGCGACGTCTCAAAGAAAACATAGAGGCGCGTCTCAAATACCTCGACCAGCCCGAGAAATTCGCCGACACCGAAGTCGACCTACACGAGGAACTCGAGAAGCTCAAAGTCCTCGCCGGTGGGCCCGAGCTATACCCCGACGTCGTGAATCTGAACGTCATCCCTTCCATCCTCGGCCTCCTCTCTCACGACAACACCGACATTGCAATCGATGTCGTTCACTTGTTGCAAGACCTGACCGACGAGGACGTGCTGGAGGATAACGACGAACCCGCCCGCGTGCTGGTCGACGCCTTGATCGAGAACAACGTCTTAGAATTATTGGTTCAGAATTTACAGAGGCTATCGGATGCTGATTCGGACCCGGATGAGATGGCGGCTGTGTATAACACTCTGGCTACGATTGAGAATTTGATTGAGGTTAAACCCTCGGTTGCAGAACTGGTTTGTGAGAGGACGAAGTTGCTGAGGTGGTTATTAGGGAAGATTAAGGTGAGGGAATTTGATAGCAACAAGCAGTATGCGTCAGAGATTTTGGCGATTTTGTTGCAGAATAGCACGGCGAATCAGAAGAGGTTGGGGCAGATGAACGGTGTGGATGTGCTTCTTCAGGCTGTGGCAATGTACAAGTCGAAGGATCCTAAGACTTCCGATGAGGAGGAGATGTTGGAGAATCTTTTTGACAGCTTGTGTTGTGTGTTGATGCCTTTGGAGAATAAGGAGAGGTTTGTAAAGGCCGAAGGTGTTGagttgatgattattattatgaagCAGAAGAAATCTGCTTATGCTTCTGCTATCAGGGCACTTGATTTTGCCATGACCAAGTATCCACCTGCTTGTGAACGATTTGTTGATGTTTTGGGCTTGAAGACCGCCTTTGCTGCTTTTATGGGTAAGGCAAGTTCCTTATTGCCCTTTCCACCCTCCGCCATCTCTGTTTGTTGTCTCAGTTTCATTTGAGTAGTCTTTTCTGTTGCATTGTGAATAAGGGTGTAAACATTACTGTTGAATGTTTAacattaatatgattttggcATTATGTTGCTTAGATTCCTGTGaacaagaagaacaagaaagaGCGGTACCAAGAGGAGTTAGAAGAGCGCCTTGTGTCCCTAATTGCATCATTATTTGGTAAGCAGGCAAGTGAAACACCTCAAGCGTTTTCATTTCGGGGTATTTGTCATGTGAGGGACAAGGGACATTATTTTCAAGAGTTTATATGTTTAACAGTCTGGTATAGTGATATTCAGCTGGCCCAAATCTGTTTACTGATTAATACATTCTTGTGAGGAGATAAGATTTATGTCTATTGAATTTGCATGGTCTTTTGATtgtaaacattttatttgtatacaTGTGATATTGCTGTGTGATTTCTCATCATAATGGTTGATGCAATTTAATGGCACGGTGCTACAATTACAGGTGGAATTTTGAGGGGCTCTCGAAGAGAAAGATTGCTAAGTAAATTCGTAGAAAATGAATGTGAGAAGATTGACCGTCTCATGGAGCTGTATATGAGGTAACTTTAATTCATTTGTCATCCAGCCTATTGATCGATTCGTTTCCGtgtttttctcttaaaaattacatgtcACAACTCACAAAAAGGGCACTGCTTTATTTCTGTTTGAAGAGTAAATGCACCACTACTACGtgcctttcttttctttctgcACTGAGATCAACAAATCATAAATAGGTTTTTGGTCACACCTGTGGGCAGGTTGGTATATGGTTCACAAATTGTGTTTGCTTCTGATGTAATTAAGTCATGATCCAGGTATTCTGATAGAGTTAGAGCAGAGACTGATCGACTGAATGAGCTTGAACTTGATGATCTAgaggtatttttttaatgaatcttGTAGTCTTTGTACCTTACTTCCATATTGAAATTACTTATGcagcatttctttttgttttgtagatggatgaagaagaaaagtacAATCGGAAGCTAGAATCTGGACTATACACTCTTCAGGTTTGGATTGTTATGTGAATTCCTTGTCAATTATATCAGTCAAATCTGGTATTGGATGGACTAGCACAAGTTAATAGTTACACATATTGCAGTTGCAATTGGTAGCTATTACCAGATAGATCTTATTAATGGTGCGacaagatattattttttatcttttaggaAACTGTTAGTATAGGCAAATGGTTAGCTAACTTGTGTTGTTGTAGAAACTTGTAAAATCCACCACAGTAACCCCATTAGAACCTAAGGAAGTCATATCTAAAGTAATCACACTTCCAGCTTCTTCAGTGAATTTAGTGCTGTTGGGGTAGTTCCTTAATAGATGGTTTGGCATATATTTGAggttgtccttttttttttttgggttaatcaAATCAGAAGTACATGATTTTCTAAAGCTTTGTGCTTTCAATCATCAGTGGTATTAATTCTTTGTGTGTGAACCTGCAGTTAATTGCTGTTATTCTGGGTCATCTCTGGTGCTCTGAGTAAGTAtaagttaaatttaaaatttactcaTATCTCTTCATTGAAGGAGCTTCATGTGTAGCCCAggtcttttttaatttttgagtaTTGTGCAGGCAACCTCAAATGAGAACAAGAATTGAGCTACTACTCAAGCAGCAGAAGCTTACAAAGAAGGACGTTAAAGATATACTTCAGGTACATGGGTTGTAACTGATGGATTTTCAGGTTACGATTTGTGGACGCAGTAATTATTGTCACATTTCACCTCACAAGCTTGTCGTCGTACATGACCAAATGTATCTTagccttttttaaaaaaatatttgttcttATTTCTAGAAAGAAGGTATAATACTTTAATAATGCTAAACATCTTGGTTCGTGAAAAAGCCAGTTTATCATATATCTACTCGATAATTCTTGACATTCATTTTGTGTGGTCAGATATGCTAAGCTCCTgaccttttttaaaattgtagtgTGAGTTGTGTGCTTGATGTGCTTTAATCTGCAAATGTTAAGTTACACTTATCCTACTGCATATTCTTCCTATTGAAAATCGCAGGAATATCACGACAACATTGGTGACTTGGATGGACCGGAGGAGAAGGAGCGTGCACAAGCAAGGATTCAGAAATTCATATCAGCTTTTGGATGATCGTTCTAGCTGTGGAAAACTATGAGAATATGTatggtttagggttttggaaTTACAAATTTGTCAGTGGTGTTTTTACCGCTGTAGAGCCTTAAATTAATATGCTGGTAAAAGCAATTTCAAAGTGATCTTGATGTTCCTTTTAAGTTCTCATCCAAACAAAAGTGATATAAGATTATGTAGGAACTTTGCATCTCCTTCTTGTCGTCTGAAGATAGATgttcattttgttgataattgatgaaaaacacTTCGCAGTCTCTCCACCCCTCTGGTCCGAATAAAAGTTTATTGACGATGGGCAGGCGAGGTGACTAATTAAGTAGCTAATCAGTTCGATCTAAGATCTTACTTTTAATTTcacaggttttttttttttcttgttttgaattATGTTACATATGGACAACCGCGATCTGGCATGAATCTGCCCTTTTCATTACAGTCGGTTCTAAAAAACTTTCTTAAACTATCAAAACGAAAACAAAGAATAAGGAAAATGGTAAATATCAAGAAGGTAGGGAGAATGATGAGAGAGGTGTGTttctattaactttttttattttttaaaatattaaaggcTGGGAGATAGTGGGATGCTGCTGTTTCTCATCTTTCTCTCAGCCTTCTCTATGTTTAGTAGCACTTCGAGGAACATCGATTGTAATGAATAGAAACAGAAAGAAATATTTGCCCATACATACTCTTTCGCAATTGTTTGTTGATTCGCTTTCGGCAAAAGTAAATCgttatatttattctaaaaagtggataaatacaaaaacaaaatttccaaTAAATAGTTCATTTTCATGTTTCAATCAACCCAGAAAAGTTTCCTGAATTATTTCAGAGGATGGGAAGCACCTAATATTGTAAATGAATGCATAAACACAATACATAAAAGCAATAAATATACATGTATCATTATTGTCATCCAACTTCAGAAGGTAAAATCCtcaacattttatttcaaaaaaagaaatcctcAAGACAATTAGTCGCTTCAAAACAATGTGCGATGTACTTCCAAACTACACGTTATTTAATGACAATGATCTCTAATGACAACAGTGTCAACTATGAGCTTATGCTTGCGCCATGCAGCAAAGTGATTAGAGTATGTCACCGGAGTTTGACAAAATTTCAGCATGTAGTTTTGCTACCAACACAAAAACATAAAACTGCTACCAGAGaaatagagaataaaaaaggTGGGTAGAGGGAAAGCGAGTCCCATGCAAAAGAAAGGATGAACTACAAGTGTTTATCCTCGAAGTTGATTGATCCCAAATGAAATTGTGCAGACCATCAGTCCAAGCAAAGCCAAGAATCCATATTTCCTGCACatgaatgattaaaaaattaaattaaatgcataaataaatcatcaaaattaactaAGATTGTTGCACtaaacttaataaatacatCAAAGATTCACTTATAAAACCATGATGAGACATCATTCTGTCACGACATGATTTTGGTAAAACGACGTAGTACTTACAATAGATTATAGATCGAGTTTACATGGAACCCAGAGGGttggttggggggggggggggggctgCTCATGGAATTTAAGCATTGAAAATAGAGGTTTCAAGTTTGTAAGctcttcctttttttcaaaaaaaaaaaaaatcaagtttgTTAGTTCAGGGCTAAATGATAAAAGtacttaattttaacattttaggAACTCTAAGTtgcattaaattaattcacaaTAACTCCATCCTTTTTCTCCAAGGTAGATTTAGATAAATCTCCCTCATGCTCATTATTATAGAATTTCTATGCTTGTAATTCCAAAATGTAACCTACAAGGAATAAAGGTGAGCATAAGGAAAGGACCTTTTTCTTCTCTACAAATTAAGTATTATCAAGACATACATTGCAACAATAATGTAACCAGCAAACCCAACAACGAAACTGGTAAGCTAATAGTGTGTACAGTGATGATTGATGCTACTTTTCAAAGTGCTGACTGGTGGTATATTTTCAACAAGGAAATTCTGATGTGTGACCTATCACAAAGCAAGTAAAGGAGTAATCTAGCGAGGGTTATTCACCGAGCCAAACAAACAGAATTTTGTTGACAAGCTATCATCTTGGATTGCTAATGAAGCTAACTCACGCAAATAGTGTTTGTGACTAGGGAATAAATGTCTCAAAGGAATTTGATCTAAATGATCTCAATGAAAAGTTTATACCGATTAGTAATCCGAAGTCAATAAGACCTTATACTATCCAAGCAATTTAGAAACTTTATACCTTCTTAACTTGTGACCAAGATATGTTTCACTAGAAAACTATGACTTGCACTTAACCTTTCTCTAGTGACtaatatttctattttcagctttttagCCCACCTATGAAATTCAATCCAAGACTTGGATTAAAATGCTAACTTCAAATAGCCTAATAATCAAACTATGGGTTTCCATGGTCAAGGGCTCACAACAGTTgacatgttaaaaaaaaaactaaacaaaacAACTAGCACCCAAAAAATTTTGCCAGTTGAACCAACAAGCAATCACAAGTCATGATTGAACCTTAGGAAAAAAGGGATTTCTTATATTAGTAGTTTTCTTTGAAAGAGATGGTACAATATATGTCCTCTCACTTAAAGCtcgtgaaaataaaatttcccaTCGCCTGGAGTCATTTGATGTTTAACTTTCAAAACTTCATATTGGACACATGTATGCACAGATGCAGAAAAACTGAGagataaattagaaattttccATTGTTgtcacaaagagattatcaTTATACGTATGCACAAGCATGCAAGCGAACTGATAAATAATAACCAAAACTTTGCTATTCAATTTATCCTAAATTTCTAATACTGAACAAAcggaaaaggaaaggaaaggtTACAAACCCAATAGTGAGGCGTTTCTGAGGATCGCCAGTAGCATAGCCTTTGAAGTAGAAAAAACGAGTGACAATGAAAAGGGATCCGAGTACGGCACAAACACATGGATGCTTTAGCCCTCCGACTATCATCAACATGAAAAACACCGGCATAAGTTCCAAAGAGTTCTGATGCCCTCTCTGCAACAGCAACACACAcccaccaaaaaaattaactcaaatCACAATTCTTTGgggcaaaaaaattaattcaaaaaaatagatccaccaaaattgaaagaaaggTTGACCTGAACGCAGTTAAAGAGCTTAGCATCTTTATTCTCAGATTCTACAGCGTAGAGGGTAGGATAGGGCACCTTATACCTGTCCACGGAAGAGATAGGAATTAGGTTCATTTCTGAACAAAAAATTGTGTTTGTgtaaaatatagttaaaaaataattaaaaaaaaaaagaaagtactTCTTGCGGGCAGCGCCAACTTGAAAACCCATCCAGAAATTGAGAAAGCAGTAGAAAACAAGAACAAGAGCCACATATCCGTATTCTGTTGGCAGAAATTGAGTTGCATCCGCCATAGTCGAGTCGATCGATGAAAACATCTCACCCAAGAGACAACGTTGACCAACGAACGATATGAAATAGGAATTGCAGGAACtgatctctttctttctcttttaaaaattaaaatgaaactaCTGGTCAAAATACAACTTTTGGTCTAGTCAATATGTGTGGATTACTATTTGTTTTTAGGGACTTTGctagcttacagaatctgtaaagctgcagactgcagcatcagccgttggatgtggggtgagaaattaaacaataaaaaatgggATGGTGGGAGATGTTGGTTACAGAGGCTGCACCACATAATTTGTGTTGTGTGGTTATTattgagtgtgtatgttacattaattgtaacacaGCAATTGCCTCTTTTAAAACCAAAGGCGCCGCAACGCTACGTGCTCGTGTGAATGCATCCACACTGTTGTGGttgagtttgaattttgaaaagttgagggtttttctttttttttcccccttggAGCATGGGCGGCCGAAGGGCCTCGTTGTCCTGTTTCATGATCCTTCTTGGCTTCATTTGTGTGTGTTACATTTTTCTAGGAATGACAATGCCAGaaatatgaattgaatttattttgttttaaattttaatttatagttgCTCTAAATTTATCatgaattttaaatcttaataataagagagtaataatttgttagaaaaaaaaattaaagaataaaatgcattggtaaaaattaaattatataatttgcataaaaattctaataaatattataacttCTACTTTtatatcaaaacaaataaataagaaagataataaaatatccatcaaaagtaattacaaaaataaaattattgtaatattcTAATGACTCCTTTATTAGCCTGATATTCATGgcacatcatcatcatttctataacattaaataataatatataagttaaatatgatttattatattaagtgttttattattcttattatgaccatatttaactaaatatattattaacataactATTTTATAGTTCATAGCCACTACTGATTAGTGATTatacaatataaataagattatgagaaaatgataggaaaaaaaaactcaaatgtATAGATTTTCCTAACAATTAAAGAATTGATCCAAGAATTCAAATGAAGTAGAGAAGCGAAGTAgactaaaaagaaagaaaaatgctgAATTGTAGagtgaaaaacttaaaaaattagggctaaatgtcattaatattaagataaattCATACTTACTCTAAATCCGTATTAAATTCACGCATCGATATTCAAATccaatctaaattttttttaattcaactcAAATCCGATCCGATTATATTTAAATCATAGAATCTTGGGTCAGATTCCATCTATTGACATCCCAACATTTTTCATGCATTTCAACGAAGGATAAAATAGTAATGGCAAAATGGCCGCAATTGAAGAATCTGGAAGTTAGGAAATCATTTCACATCAAGCATAGGCTTTTGTTTAGCCGACAAAAACATCAAGCACAGGATTTTGCACCCATTTTTGGCTTAATTTGCATAAATATCCTTCAATACGACCGAATTGatgaaagtaatttcatttactaattttctttcttaactACGAGtagttcattttttctttttccttttttctgaATATTTTGCTAAAAGTAGTTGGAAATAACATTtcatacataaaattaagaaataatttgataCGTTAAAAAGATATAACATTTTTTGAATTGTCGATTCTATATGAATTAGGTGTTTGGCACAATGAACATTGAAAATTAGACATTTTATGTGTcgataattttcctaatattgcaaaattactttaaaacatttatgtTTAATATGCTGATATATTAGTACTTaggtagggatggcaaaaatatCCGAATCCGGCTTGAATCCCCAAAGATCTGAATCCAGAAAAATCCGGATATTATTGTAAGCTTTGTCACTTTTGCATTGTGATCCTTACGAAGTACTGTAATATTTGCAAATatgtcatttattatttattattattattagtagtaataataataatattattattattatgattaataataatttttaacaataataatcacaataatttaaaataaaaataataattatcacaatagttaattaagaacattttagtaatttgtcaCAATATAATTCATTCTGATTCTAAtttcaagacaaaataaacaaattaatagcaaTACAGCTCAtttcgattttaattttatagctgaagtaaacaatttattctaattctaTTTCCTCATTCTAATTTCAGCCCATGTTGATTCTCATTTAGTAAACACATCGTAATAATAAATGAAGTCAAAGGGACCAATAAAGACGGGATCATAAAAAAGAGCAAAGTAGTGTCTGTCTTGTCTGTATATCACTCACTATATTGGCATATCTCTACTAGGCCTCCATGTTTCAGCCATAAAACAATTATGTCACGCTAAAATTGGAATAATCCTAAAATGCCCACAAAAAAATAGgcctaataaaaaaaattaggtctattctttaaaaagaatgacttgaatatttatatgtttaaaattAGACAAGTCTTTGCTAAAATGCTTGAAATATACTTTATAAAGGATGACCTAAGTATTCAGAAACATATTTCTAAATGAAATGACCAAAGGGCAAGTTTATAACAAAACACTACATGGATACTTTTACAAAGATTgacataaattcatttttttacaaagaattacctaagtttattttcttcaaagaaTGATCTACATATattctttacaaaaaaatgAGGTAGGTAGTTAGAAGATATTTTTACGTGAACAACTCAAAGGAcaattttttggaaaaaaaaaaccaaaagcaTCCATTCTCAATAAAGAATGACTTAGATGTTTCGATCATATTCCTAAGTGAAATGTtcaaatgatgaatttttgaaaaagttgcCAAATGCGCGCTTCTACAAAGAATGACATAagtatttagaaaaaaattcataatgaaATACTCAAATGATGAGTTTTCGAAAAAGTACAAAATGCACACTTCCACATAAAATGatctaattatattattttacaaataatgaCCTATatccattttctataaaaaacgACTTATATCTATTATCTATAAATAAtgaactaatatttttaaatgaagcGCTTAAAAGGAAAGTTTTCAGTAAAGTGCCAAAATTCACTTCCACTAAAAGTTCTAAGCGAAATGTTTAAAGGACGAGTTtttaataaagcattaaagatGTTTCTATAAAGAGTGACCAAGGCTTATTCTTCACAAACAATTATCTATATCCATTTTATATAAAGAATGAATTAGTAGTTAtcagaataaattctaataagATTCTACTGAAATCACTTATTGCCAAAATACACAAAccaatcatttttataaagaacGAACATAAGAACTAAAGTCACACTCAAACCCATTATAAGCCAAGTGTCCAAACACAACTTGACATGAACAAATcttgatatatattgataGGTGTCCTTATACATGGGCTTCGAGGACacttgttaaaataataatatcatatatcATGATAATACCTCCAcctcatattttaatttgggtTTAGTTATATTGTAATTGTGGTACGGTACCACAATTGTAATCAGccattaaattcaattaatgcaattatacAATTATAGATTTAATGGCTGATTGCAACTGTGGTTGTAACTAAGATACCATACTACAAT
It contains:
- the LOC102623455 gene encoding uncharacterized protein LOC102623455; its protein translation is MESGRKRRRTDAVLSNGNDKIDPSLLEALEKSQSSVEALDLRTVKKLVLSFERRLKENIEARLKYLDQPEKFADTEVDLHEELEKLKVLAGGPELYPDVVNLNVIPSILGLLSHDNTDIAIDVVHLLQDLTDEDVLEDNDEPARVLVDALIENNVLELLVQNLQRLSDADSDPDEMAAVYNTLATIENLIEVKPSVAELVCERTKLLRWLLGKIKVREFDSNKQYASEILAILLQNSTANQKRLGQMNGVDVLLQAVAMYKSKDPKTSDEEEMLENLFDSLCCVLMPLENKERFVKAEGVELMIIIMKQKKSAYASAIRALDFAMTKYPPACERFVDVLGLKTAFAAFMGKIPVNKKNKKERYQEELEERLVSLIASLFGGILRGSRRERLLSKFVENECEKIDRLMELYMRYSDRVRAETDRLNELELDDLEMDEEEKYNRKLESGLYTLQLIAVILGHLWCSEQPQMRTRIELLLKQQKLTKKDVKDILQEYHDNIGDLDGPEEKERAQARIQKFISAFG
- the LOC102624040 gene encoding uncharacterized protein LOC102624040 isoform X2, giving the protein MFSSIDSTMADATQFLPTEYGYVALVLVFYCFLNFWMGFQVGAARKKYKVPYPTLYAVESENKDAKLFNCVQRGHQNSLELMPVFFMLMIVGGLKHPCVCAVLGSLFIVTRFFYFKGYATGDPQKRLTIGKYGFLALLGLMVCTISFGINQLRG
- the LOC102624040 gene encoding uncharacterized protein LOC102624040 isoform X1 — protein: MFSSIDSTMADATQFLPTEYGYVALVLVFYCFLNFWMGFQVGAARKKYFLFFFNYFLTIFYTNTIFCSEMNLIPISSVDRYKVPYPTLYAVESENKDAKLFNCVQRGHQNSLELMPVFFMLMIVGGLKHPCVCAVLGSLFIVTRFFYFKGYATGDPQKRLTIGKYGFLALLGLMVCTISFGINQLRG